The following are encoded together in the Oceanobacillus zhaokaii genome:
- a CDS encoding lysophospholipid acyltransferase family protein, protein MYHFAAYVVKIILNLFGRIKVFQKEKIPTSGGYVIACTHTGWVDILWLGVSLLPVKIHYMAKKELFQSGFTKWLMNALNAFPVDRENPGPSSIKTPRKLLKEDKVVGIFPSGTRTSEEVPLKRGAVTIAAYGKVPIVPAAYVGPNNFSDLLKRQKPKIIFGDPIYLSEEQPKKEAIETMMAELNNAFNHLQKQLTTNDI, encoded by the coding sequence ATGTATCATTTCGCAGCGTATGTAGTTAAAATAATCTTGAACTTATTTGGCAGGATTAAGGTTTTTCAAAAAGAGAAGATACCAACGTCAGGTGGCTATGTTATTGCATGTACACATACTGGTTGGGTAGATATATTGTGGTTAGGTGTTTCCTTACTTCCAGTCAAAATACATTATATGGCGAAAAAGGAATTATTTCAATCAGGTTTTACTAAGTGGTTAATGAATGCCTTGAATGCTTTTCCGGTTGATCGGGAAAACCCTGGTCCAAGCTCGATAAAAACTCCGAGAAAACTACTGAAGGAAGATAAAGTAGTTGGGATTTTCCCAAGCGGAACGAGAACGAGTGAGGAGGTTCCATTAAAAAGGGGAGCTGTGACGATTGCAGCATATGGCAAGGTGCCGATTGTTCCAGCAGCATATGTCGGTCCAAATAATTTTAGTGATTTATTAAAACGGCAAAAGCCGAAAATTATTTTCGGGGATCCGATCTATTTATCCGAGGAACAACCAAAAAAAGAAGCAATTGAAACAATGATGGCAGAAC